In Melopsittacus undulatus isolate bMelUnd1 chromosome 6, bMelUnd1.mat.Z, whole genome shotgun sequence, the following proteins share a genomic window:
- the FOXL2 gene encoding forkhead box protein L2, whose product MMNSYPDGEEDAVALLAHDTGGSKEPERVKEELGAEKIPEKPDPSQKPPYSYVALIAMAIRESAEKRLTLSGIYQYIISKFPFYEKNKKGWQNSIRHNLSLNECFIKVPREGGGERKGNYWTLDPACEDMFEKGNYRRRRRMKRPFRPPPTHFQPGKTLFSPDTYGYLSPPKYLQSTFMNNSWPLAQPPAPMPYASCQMSGGNVSPVNVKGLSGPASYGPYSRVQSMALPGMVNSYNGMGHHHHHPHAHHPQQLSPTSPAPPAAPAANGAGLQFACARQPAELSMMHCSYWEHDSKHSALHSRIDI is encoded by the coding sequence ATGATGAACAGCTACCCAGACGGAGAGGAGGACGCTGTGGCGCTGCTGGCTCATGACACCGGCGGCAGCAAGGAGCCGGAGCGGGTcaaggaggagctgggagccGAGAAAATCCCCGAGAAGCCGGACCCCTCGCAGAAGCCCCCCTACTCCTACGTGGCCCTGATCGCCATGGCCATCCGGGAGAGCGCGGAGAAGAGGCTCACACTATCCGGGATCTACCAGTACATCATCAGCAAGTTCCCTTTCTACGAGAAGAACAAGAAGGGCTGGCAGAACAGCATCCGCCACAACCTCAGCCTCAACGAGTGCTTCATCAAGGTGCCCAGGGAGGGCGGCGGCGAGCGCAAGGGCAACTACTGGACCCTGGATCCCGCCTGCGAGGACATGTTCGAGAAGGGCAACTACCGCCGGAGGCGAAGGATGAAACGGCCTTTCCGGCCGCCCCCGACCCACTTCCAGCCCGGCAAAACCCTCTTCAGCCCAGACACCTACGGCTACCTCTCCCCGCCCAAGTACTTGCAGTCCACCTTCATGAACAACTCGTGGCCGCTGGCGCAGCCGCCTGCGCCCATGCCCTACGCATCCTGCCAGATGTCTGGTGGGAACGTCAGCCCCGTCAATGTGAAAGGACTCTCGGGCCCTGCATCATACGGTCCCTACTCGCGGGTACAGAGCATGGCGCTGCCCGGCATGGTGAACTCCTACAACGGCATgggccaccaccaccaccaccctcacgcccatcacccccagcagctcagcccGACCAGCCCCGCGCCGCCCGCGGCCCCGGCGGCGAACGGAGCCGGCCTCCAGTTCGCCTGTGCCCGCCAGCCCGCCGAGCTGTCCATGATGCACTGTTCCTACTGGGAGCACGACAGCAAACACAGCGCCCTGCATTCCCGCATAGACATCTAG